One Bosea sp. 124 genomic window, CGGCTCGAGCGTGGCCCCGCGGCCATTGGCGAGCAGGTATTGTCCCGAGCCGGGGCTGCGCGCTTTGGCGACACGGTCGGGATAGGCGAAGGCGAGCAGCACGCCGGGCGACAGCGTCTCCGCTCCCTTCTGCCGGCCTGCGGCGCGCTCGGCGGCGCGAGCCCAGCCCTCGGCCAGACGGCGCATATCGGCGGCGCGGCCACCCCGTTCCCGCTCGACGCGCTCCAGCCGTTCGGAGAGGTCGAGCGCATCGCCCCCAAGCCCGCGTTCGACCAGCAGAGCGGCCAGCATCGCAGCCGGCCCCGCCTCACCGAAACGCGCGGCGGCAACGACCATGCGGGCGAGACGTGGCGGCAGCGGCAGAAGCTGGAGCGTGCGCCCCTCCGGGGTGATCCGGCCATCGGCATCGAGCGCACCGATGCTCGCCAGAAGGCTGCGCGCCTCCTTCAGCGCCGGGGCGGGTGGCGGATCGAGGAAGGCGAGGCCCGTCGGATCGGACACGCCCCAGGCCGCGCAGTCGAGCAGCAGCGGAGCGAGATCGGCGGAGAGGATTTCCGGCCGCGCGAAGGCCTCGAGCGCGCCATTGCCGGCCTCCTCCCAGAGCCGATAGCAGATGCCGGGCTCGGTGCGGCCGGCACGGCCCCGACGCTGGTCACATGCCGCGCGGCTGGCGCGGCGCGTCTCCAGCCGGGTGACGCCGAGATCGGGCTCGTAGACCGGCACACGGGCGAGCCCCGAATCTATCACCACGCGCACGCCTTCAATGGTCAGCGAGGTTTCGGCGATGGCCGTCGCCAGCACGACCTTGCGGCGGCCAGGCGGCGCGGGCAGCACGGCGCGGTCCTGCTCGGCCTGGTCGAGAGCGCCGTAAAGGGGCGCGATCTCCACGCTTACGTCCCGGATGCGCTCGCGCAACCGCTCCTCGACCCGCCTGATCTCGCCCTGTCCCGGCAGGAAGACGAGTTGCGATCCGGCCTGCTCGTTCAGCGCCAGCAGCACGGCATCCGCAACCTGGTCCTCGATGCGCTTCAGCGGTTCGCGGCCGAGATAGCGCGTCTCGACAGGATAGGCCCGGCCCTGGCTCTCGACCACCGCCGCCTCGCCGAGCAGGCGCGCGACGCGGGCACCGTCAAGCGTCGCCGACATCACCAGAATGCGCAGGTCCTCGCGCAGGCCGGACTGTGCGTCGAGCGCCAGCGCCAGGCCGAAATCGGCGTCGAGCGAGCGCTCGTGGAACTCGTCGAACAGCACGGCGGCAACGCCTTCCAGCCCCGGATCGTCGAGGATCATCCGGGCGAAGACGCCCTCGGTCACGACCTCGATCCGCGTCTTCGGCCCGATCTTCGAACCGAGGCGGACGCGCAGGCCGACGGTCTCGCCGACACGCTCGCCCAGCGTCTGCGCCATCCGGTTCGCCGCCCCGCGCGCCGCCAACCGGCGCGGCTCCAGCACGATCAGCTTGCCGCCCTTCGTCCAGGGTTCGTCAAGCAGGGCCAGCGGCACGCGCGTGGTCTTGCCGGCGCCAGGCGGGGCGACGAGCACGGCATTGCTGCGCGCCCGGAGCGCGGCCGCGAGATCGCCGAGGACGGCGTCGATCGGGAGCGGGACGTCGAAGGCGCGCATCGCTAGAGCATGATGCCGAAACGTGGGAACCGGCATTCGGGCGACATCATGCTCTCACTCTCCGACCGCGTCGCGGATGTGGCGCAGCCAGCGCTCCCGCGCAACCCTCTCGCCAGCCCGCGCCCGTCATGCTAACCGCTCAGGCCATGACCGATCTCAAGACAGCCACCGGCCAGGCTCGTATCCAGGCCCGCTTCCAGGCTTGCGCGACCGAGGGCCGCGCCGCGCTCGTGACCTTCATCACGGCGGGCGACCCCGATTTCGGAACCGCCAGCGCGATCCTCGACGCGCTGCCCGGTGCCGGCGCCGACCTCATCGAACTCGGCGTGCCCTTCACCGATCCGATGGCCGACGGCATCCCGGTCCAGCTCGCCGGCCAGCGCGCGCTCAAGGGCGGCCAGACACTGAAGAAGACGCTGGCCATGGTCCAGGGCTTCCGTGCCGCCGGTCACGACACGCCGATCGTGCTGATGGGCTACTACAACCCGATCTACGCCTACGGCGTCGAACCTTTCCTGCGGGATGCGCGCGCGGCCGGTGTCGACGGCCTGATCGTCGTCGACCTGCCACCGGAGGAGGACAGCGAGCTCTGCCTGCCGGCGCTGGCCGCCGGGCTGAGCTTCATCCGCCTCGCCACGCCGACCACCGACGACAAGCGCCTGCCCAAGGTGCTGCAGAACACCTCCGGCTTCGTCTATTATGTCTCGATGACCGGCGTCACCGGCGGCGCGATCGCGAACTACGACGCGGTCGGCGAGGCCGTGGCGCGGATCAAGCGCCACACCAATCTCCCGGTCGCGGTCGGCTTCGGCGTCAAGACGGCACAGGACGCAGCCACCATCGCCAAGGGCGCTGACGGCGTCGTCGTGGGATCGGCCCTGGTCGACCGCGTACGGCTCTCACTGGACGCCGACGGCAAGGCCACGGAAAAGACGGTTTCGGCTGTCACCTCGCTCGTCGCAGAGCTCGCCGCGGGCATCCGCTCGGCCGCGAAGGTGGCGGCCTGAGGCCAAGCCCTCTCCCGCCATCGCGCCAGAATCGTCAGGGACCGATCCATGAACTGGATTTCCGAAGTCGTCCGGCCGCGCATCAAAACGCTGTTCAAGCGCGAGAGCCCGGAGAATCTCTGGATCAAATGCCCCGATTCCGGGCAGATGGTCTTTCACAAGGATGTCGAGGCCAATGGCTTCGTCATTCCCGGCTCCGACCACCATATGCGCGTCACCGCGCAGGACCGGCTGCGCCTGACCTTCGACGAGGGCAAGTGGCTCGACGTGCCGCTGCCCGAGGTCGCGACCGATCCGCTGAAGTTCCGCGACGAGAAGCGCTATATCGACCGGCTGAAGGACGCCCGCACCAAGACCGGCGCCACAGACGCCTTCAAGGTCGGCTATGGCCGGGTCAAAGGCTTCGCCCTCACCATCGCGGTGCAGGATTTCCACTTCATGGGCGGCTCGCTCGGCATGGCGGCCGGCGAGGCCTTCATCAAGGGCGCCAGGACCGCGCTTGAGAAAAAGACGCCCTATGTCGTCTTCGCGGCCTCGGGCGGCGCGCGCATGCAGGAGGGCATCCTGTCGCTGATGCAGCTCCCGCGCACGACCGTCGCCATCCGGATGCTGCGCAAGGCCGGCCTGCCCTATATCGTCGTGCTGACCAACCCGACGACCGGCGGCGTCACCGCCTCCTATGCCATGCTGGGCGACATCCAGATCGCCGAGCCCGGTGCGCTGATCGGCTTCGCCGGGCCGCGCGTGATCGAGCAGACCATCCGCGAGAAGTTGCCGGAAGGCTTCCAGCGGGCCGAATACCTCAAGGATCACGGCATGGTCGACATGGTGGTGCACCGGCACGACCTGCCCGAGACGCTGGCGCGGCTCGGCCGGCTCCTGACGAAGCAGCCGGCTCCGGCCAGCGAGCCCGCGCCCGCCTCGCCGCCGCAAGCCATCACCGAAGCCGTCTGACGCGACTGTCGGGATCATGGGTTCGTCCGACACGGTCCTGGCGCGTCTCCTGGCGCTGCATCCCAAGCTGATCGACCTCTCGCTCGGCCGCATCCTGACCCTGCTGGAGCGGCTCGGCGATCCGCAGAAGCGTCTGCCGCCGGTGATCCATGTCGCCGGCACCAATGGCAAGGGTTCGACGATCGCCTTCATGCGGGCGATCCTCGAAGCGGCCGGCCTCTCCGTCCATGTCTACACCTCGCCGCATCTCGTGCGCTTCCATGAGCGCATCCGGCTGGGCGCGCCGGGCGGGGGCCGCTTCGTCGACGAGACCGTGCTGGTCGAGGCGCTGGAGCGCTGCGAGCGGGCCAATGCCGGCGACCAGATCACGTTCTTCGAGATCACCACGGCGGTGGCCTTCCTGCTCTTCGCCGAGCACAAGGCCGATGTCGTGCTGCTCGAGGTCGGCCTCGGCGGGCGCTTCGACGCGACCAACATCATCGCGCACCCGGCCTGCACGGTGGTGACGCCGGTCTCGCTCGACCATTCCGAATATCTCGGCGACAGCGTCACCAAGATCGCGGGCGAAAAGGCCGGCATCTTCAAGCGCGGCGCGCCGGCGGTGATCGCTCCGCAGGAACCGGAGCCGACAGCGGTTCTGGAAGCGGCGGCGGAGCGTGTCGGTGCAGCGAAGATCCTGATCGGGGCCCAGGATTTCACCGTCCACGAGGCCGGCGGGCGGCTGGTCTATGAGGATGGCGACGGGCTGCTCGATCTGCCGCTGCCGCGCCTTGCCGGGCGCCATCAGCATGTCAATGCCGGCACCGCGATCGCTGCTTTGCGCGCCGCAGGCTATGGCGGTCTGCCGGCGCGCGTCTTCGAGCAGGGCATGCGCGATGCGGACTGGCCGGCGCGGCTGCAAAGGCTGGCGCGCGGCAGGCTCGCCGATCTCGTGCCGGGACGGGCCGAGCTCTGGCTCGACGGCGGGCACAACCCCGATGGCGGCCGCGTGCTGGCCCAGGCGATGGCCGATCTCGCCGACCGCAACCCGGCGCCGCTGGTAATGATCGCAGGCATGCTCTCGACCAAGGACGCGAAGGCGACGCTCAGCCATTTCAAGGGGCTGGCGCAGATGCTCTTCGCCGTGCCGATCCAGAACCAGCTCGTCGCCCGCCCGGCCGAGGAGGTCGCGGAACAGGCGCGCGCGGCCGGCATCGCGGCCGAAGTCGCCGGCTCGGTCGAGCAGGCCTTGCGCGAAATCGCGACGCGCGACTGGTCCGCGCCACCGCGCATCCTGATCTGCGGCTCGCTCTATCTCGCCGGCGAGGTGCTTCAAGCCAACGGCACGCTGCCGGCGTGACCGAGTTGCAATAGGGGCTCCTGATGGTGACGCATGCATTCGGACATGCCGGCCGGGAGATCCCCGCCATAGGCCAGGGCACGTGGTATATCGAGCAGGGCGAGCGACGCGAGGCGATCGCGGCCCTGCGGCGCGGGCTCGATCTCGGCCTTTGCCATATCGACACGGCCGAGATGTATGGCGACGGCCGCTCGGAAGCGATCATCGGCGAGGCCATCGCCGACCGGCGCAACGATGCCTTCCTGGTCTCGAAGGTGTTGCCGCATAATGCGTCGAAAAGCGGGACGCGCGCCGCCTGCGAGCGCTCGCTGCGTCATCTCAAGACCGACCGGCTCGACTGCTACCTGCTGCACTGGCGCGGACCGCATCCCCTGGCCGAGACGTTCGCCGCCTTCGAGGCGCTGAAGGCCGAGGGCAAGATTCTGTCCTGGGGCGTCAGCAATTTCGACGAGGACGATCTCGACGAAGCGCTGGCCGCCGCCGGGCCCGGCGCGATCGCCTGCAACCAGGTGCTCTACCATCTGCGCGAGCGCGCAATCGAGCATGCCGTCATTCCCTGGTGCGAGCGCCATGGCGTCGCCGTCACCGCCTACAGCCCGTTCGGGCATGATGATTTCCCGGCATCGGGCAGCGCCGGCGGGCGGGTCCTGGCCGAGATCGCGGCCGCGCATGGCGCCACCGCCCGACAGGTCGCGCTCGCCTTCCTGACACGCCGGCCAAGCGTCTTCGCGATACCCAAGGCAGGCAAGGTTCCCCATGTCGAGGACAATGCAGGTGCGCTGCGGTTCGTTCTGACGGAAGGCGACCTCGCTCGCATCGAGACGGCCTTCCCGCGCGGACGCAAGCCGCACGCGCTGCCGATGCTTTAGGCAGGGCGGGTCTCGGGGCATTCGCTGGCACGGCCCGTGCTTCGGCGCAGGCTTCCGTCGCCTGGAGTCCGCCCGTGCATCGCCGCCAGTTCCTCAAGTCCTCCGCCGCAGCCTCGGCCCTGATCGCGGCGCCAAGCCTCGCGCTCGGCCAGGGCAACAACGTGCTGCGTTTCGTGCCCTATGCCGATGTCGCGATCATCGATCCGATCTGGACGACGGCCTATGCGACGCGGACCCATGCGCTGCTCGTCTTCGACACACTGTTCGGCCTCGACGAGAACCTCCAGCCGCAGCCGCAGATGGTCGAGGGCCATGTCGTCGAGGATGACGGCAAGCGCTGGACGATGACGCTGCGGCCCGGCCTCGTCTTCCATGACGGGACCAAGGTGCTGGCGCGCGACTGTGTCGCGAGCCTCAAGCGCTGGGGTGTGCGCGACGCCTTCGGCCAGGCGGTGATGGCGGCGACCGACGAGATCACCGCGCCTGACGACCGCACCATCGTCTTCCGGCTGAAACGGCCCTTCCCCCTGCTGGCGCATGCGCTGGCGCGGCCGAGCTCGCTGATCCCGGTGATCATGCCGGAGCGGCTGGCGATGACCGATCCGTTCAAGCAGGTGCCCGAAGCGATCGGCAGCGGCCCGTTCAGCTATGTCTTGGGCGAGCGCGTTCCCGGAGCCAGGCACATCTATGCCCGCCATGCTGCCTACGTCCCGCGCGAGGGCACGCCGAGCTTCACGGCGGGCGCCCGTACGGCGCATTTCGACCGGGTCGAGTTCCAGGTGATCCCGGATGCCGCGACCGCGGCGGCGGCCCTGCAATCGGGCGCTGTCGACTGGGTCGAGCAGCCGCTGATAGACCTTTTGCCGGTCCTGAAGGCCAATCGCGACATCGTCGTCGAGATCAAGGACCCGTTCGGCTGGTGCGGCCAGGTCCGCCTCAACCACACGCAGCCGCCC contains:
- the hrpB gene encoding ATP-dependent helicase HrpB, with the translated sequence MRAFDVPLPIDAVLGDLAAALRARSNAVLVAPPGAGKTTRVPLALLDEPWTKGGKLIVLEPRRLAARGAANRMAQTLGERVGETVGLRVRLGSKIGPKTRIEVVTEGVFARMILDDPGLEGVAAVLFDEFHERSLDADFGLALALDAQSGLREDLRILVMSATLDGARVARLLGEAAVVESQGRAYPVETRYLGREPLKRIEDQVADAVLLALNEQAGSQLVFLPGQGEIRRVEERLRERIRDVSVEIAPLYGALDQAEQDRAVLPAPPGRRKVVLATAIAETSLTIEGVRVVIDSGLARVPVYEPDLGVTRLETRRASRAACDQRRGRAGRTEPGICYRLWEEAGNGALEAFARPEILSADLAPLLLDCAAWGVSDPTGLAFLDPPPAPALKEARSLLASIGALDADGRITPEGRTLQLLPLPPRLARMVVAAARFGEAGPAAMLAALLVERGLGGDALDLSERLERVERERGGRAADMRRLAEGWARAAERAAGRQKGAETLSPGVLLAFAYPDRVAKARSPGSGQYLLANGRGATLEPTQRLAREPYIVVAEMTGAAQQSRILSAAALAEGDIARLVANGLAPFAIEERSETVFDRTARALRTRAVRRYGALALSERPLPAEGSIANAEILAEGIGALDIGLLPWTRAQRQLRERVSFLQRAKSEQGWPDLSDGGLATAPALWLAPHILGRAALAAIEPGDLDAALGELLPWDMKRRLDAEAPTHFTAPTGSSLAVDYAAEAGPTISVRVQELFGLSKHPTLAGGRVPLVLELLSPGHRPIQITRDLPGFWRGSWAAVKSEMKGRYPRHPWPDDPAAAPPTTRAKPRGT
- the trpA gene encoding tryptophan synthase subunit alpha; the protein is MTDLKTATGQARIQARFQACATEGRAALVTFITAGDPDFGTASAILDALPGAGADLIELGVPFTDPMADGIPVQLAGQRALKGGQTLKKTLAMVQGFRAAGHDTPIVLMGYYNPIYAYGVEPFLRDARAAGVDGLIVVDLPPEEDSELCLPALAAGLSFIRLATPTTDDKRLPKVLQNTSGFVYYVSMTGVTGGAIANYDAVGEAVARIKRHTNLPVAVGFGVKTAQDAATIAKGADGVVVGSALVDRVRLSLDADGKATEKTVSAVTSLVAELAAGIRSAAKVAA
- the accD gene encoding acetyl-CoA carboxylase, carboxyltransferase subunit beta, with the protein product MNWISEVVRPRIKTLFKRESPENLWIKCPDSGQMVFHKDVEANGFVIPGSDHHMRVTAQDRLRLTFDEGKWLDVPLPEVATDPLKFRDEKRYIDRLKDARTKTGATDAFKVGYGRVKGFALTIAVQDFHFMGGSLGMAAGEAFIKGARTALEKKTPYVVFAASGGARMQEGILSLMQLPRTTVAIRMLRKAGLPYIVVLTNPTTGGVTASYAMLGDIQIAEPGALIGFAGPRVIEQTIREKLPEGFQRAEYLKDHGMVDMVVHRHDLPETLARLGRLLTKQPAPASEPAPASPPQAITEAV
- a CDS encoding folylpolyglutamate synthase/dihydrofolate synthase family protein, which encodes MGSSDTVLARLLALHPKLIDLSLGRILTLLERLGDPQKRLPPVIHVAGTNGKGSTIAFMRAILEAAGLSVHVYTSPHLVRFHERIRLGAPGGGRFVDETVLVEALERCERANAGDQITFFEITTAVAFLLFAEHKADVVLLEVGLGGRFDATNIIAHPACTVVTPVSLDHSEYLGDSVTKIAGEKAGIFKRGAPAVIAPQEPEPTAVLEAAAERVGAAKILIGAQDFTVHEAGGRLVYEDGDGLLDLPLPRLAGRHQHVNAGTAIAALRAAGYGGLPARVFEQGMRDADWPARLQRLARGRLADLVPGRAELWLDGGHNPDGGRVLAQAMADLADRNPAPLVMIAGMLSTKDAKATLSHFKGLAQMLFAVPIQNQLVARPAEEVAEQARAAGIAAEVAGSVEQALREIATRDWSAPPRILICGSLYLAGEVLQANGTLPA
- a CDS encoding aldo/keto reductase → MVTHAFGHAGREIPAIGQGTWYIEQGERREAIAALRRGLDLGLCHIDTAEMYGDGRSEAIIGEAIADRRNDAFLVSKVLPHNASKSGTRAACERSLRHLKTDRLDCYLLHWRGPHPLAETFAAFEALKAEGKILSWGVSNFDEDDLDEALAAAGPGAIACNQVLYHLRERAIEHAVIPWCERHGVAVTAYSPFGHDDFPASGSAGGRVLAEIAAAHGATARQVALAFLTRRPSVFAIPKAGKVPHVEDNAGALRFVLTEGDLARIETAFPRGRKPHALPML
- a CDS encoding ABC transporter substrate-binding protein; this encodes MHRRQFLKSSAAASALIAAPSLALGQGNNVLRFVPYADVAIIDPIWTTAYATRTHALLVFDTLFGLDENLQPQPQMVEGHVVEDDGKRWTMTLRPGLVFHDGTKVLARDCVASLKRWGVRDAFGQAVMAATDEITAPDDRTIVFRLKRPFPLLAHALARPSSLIPVIMPERLAMTDPFKQVPEAIGSGPFSYVLGERVPGARHIYARHAAYVPREGTPSFTAGARTAHFDRVEFQVIPDAATAAAALQSGAVDWVEQPLIDLLPVLKANRDIVVEIKDPFGWCGQVRLNHTQPPFDNPAIRRVILKGLNQSECMQAVAGADNSLWKDRTGFFGAVSNMATEAGLEAIGSSTDYAALRKELIEAGYKGERVVFLSGQDVARISAVCEVAAEMMRKIGMNVDFVPADWGTVIQRIAKRGPVEEGGWSCYVTYWSGLDLATPATNTPLRANGAKGATGWPDSPAIEALRDKWLTAADLGEQKTIARDLQLQALKDVPFVPAGQYFQPVAYRKNLTGMLKGVPVFTNIRKV